Proteins encoded by one window of Pontibaca methylaminivorans:
- a CDS encoding type II toxin-antitoxin system HicB family antitoxin, translating into MSNVMTYKGYSARIEYDDEDSILFGQIAGIRDGVGFHADTVGGLRAAFHEAVDDYLETCTKVGKEPQKPYSGKVMFRVSPELHRKAALAAELAGKSLNQWAEEALARAVK; encoded by the coding sequence ATGAGCAATGTGATGACTTACAAGGGCTACTCGGCCCGTATCGAATATGATGACGAGGACAGCATCCTGTTCGGCCAGATCGCCGGCATCCGTGATGGTGTCGGGTTTCATGCCGATACTGTCGGAGGGCTGCGAGCAGCCTTTCATGAAGCGGTTGATGACTATCTCGAAACCTGCACCAAGGTGGGCAAGGAACCACAGAAGCCCTATTCGGGCAAGGTCATGTTCCGGGTCAGTCCAGAGCTGCATCGCAAGGCGGCTCTGGCTGCCGAGCTGGCCGGGAAGAGCCTCAACCAGTGGGCTGAGGAAGCCTTGGCTCGCGCCGTAAAATAG
- a CDS encoding extracellular solute-binding protein, whose amino-acid sequence MISPGLVKLEEEGMLEAYAPRELDNIKERFRDTRGDEPHWVGTDAWASAVCYNTVEGEALGTEEPASWEDLTKPEYKGQITMPNPASSATGLLAIIGWMEIYGEDGAWDYMDALHRNVSQYVHSGSKPCRMAATGEAVIGIAYPAPGVKAINDGAPVSVIIPEEGVGSEVEGVAIVKGARNPEAARRIADFATSREGNEIHNKYYALVGYEGISSEVSNYPEGEEEALVDIDYYWVSENRDRILAEWESRYGAKSEAE is encoded by the coding sequence ATGATCTCTCCGGGGCTTGTGAAGCTGGAAGAGGAGGGAATGCTCGAAGCCTATGCGCCCAGGGAACTCGACAACATCAAGGAACGCTTTCGCGACACCCGCGGCGACGAGCCCCATTGGGTCGGCACCGACGCATGGGCCTCGGCCGTCTGTTACAATACCGTCGAGGGCGAGGCTCTCGGCACCGAGGAACCAGCAAGCTGGGAAGACCTGACCAAGCCCGAATACAAGGGCCAGATTACCATGCCGAATCCGGCTTCCTCCGCCACGGGTCTGCTGGCCATCATCGGCTGGATGGAAATCTATGGCGAGGATGGCGCCTGGGACTACATGGATGCGCTGCACAGGAACGTCTCGCAATATGTGCATTCCGGGTCCAAACCCTGCCGCATGGCCGCAACCGGCGAAGCGGTGATCGGCATTGCCTATCCGGCCCCGGGAGTGAAGGCGATCAATGACGGCGCACCGGTGAGTGTGATCATCCCCGAAGAGGGCGTCGGTTCCGAGGTCGAGGGCGTCGCCATCGTCAAAGGGGCACGCAACCCGGAGGCAGCGCGGCGGATCGCGGATTTTGCCACCAGCCGTGAAGGCAACGAGATCCACAACAAGTATTACGCCCTTGTCGGTTATGAGGGCATCTCGTCTGAGGTGTCGAACTACCCCGAGGGCGAGGAAGAAGCCTTGGTCGATATCGACTATTACTGGGTCTCGGAAAACCGGGACCGGATCCTGGCCGAATGGGAAAGCCGTTACGGCGCCAAGTCCGAAGCCGAGTGA
- a CDS encoding TonB-dependent receptor plug domain-containing protein produces MIENQNATSLPDLLKYMPSTQMEARGGPDVGRPQSRGMQGTPVFNNRLDRM; encoded by the coding sequence ATGATCGAGAATCAGAATGCGACCTCTCTTCCCGATCTGCTGAAATACATGCCTTCGACCCAGATGGAGGCGCGAGGCGGACCCGATGTCGGCCGTCCGCAGTCGCGCGGCATGCAGGGAACGCCCGTCTTCAACAATCGCCTGGACCGTATGTGA
- a CDS encoding relaxase/mobilization nuclease domain-containing protein — protein MARLAQDLIGEIRLGRGAKGPQVRDLEVSARSRFSVQARNLWRVGQGSNAVILKRIHKGGTGSRERLRAQFDYLFQKSEAVFGHLVELTPGQRALDPEERREIAQEWSDGWKGAPKNGHTTHLLLSFPQDLAPKKALHIAETWAMEMFQSGLHADDEWAYVAALHTDRSHPHVHIVVNNRGLESGEWFFMAREHVFNLTMMKERVAGIAAEIHVDLDISSRLDRGILTYGPSRAEIEAARRERRPVFEKMREGKALEDGLAAIGKSRATLRMLSSIAGLVELTDIATRMERAAELLETGGILTPQKLEIMNMDLTQATTRRELDAVFASWLESTEREIDRLAPEDRREMREDLAEITADIIRDLGDARGAELVQRAPQSELYRTQLEEGEISRDSTAKHLSAGVADELRASIITAAHAVGIDRDVMARRLEHPAANAWQEREWVKADLRAASRARGLDLEREADRHKAAEIVDRFYATAAKSLNAALEIEDRHQHKSDRLTRTLGMMAQVNRQHGQVSFEYEDDAARFTADLKDRYGAHVVQQLASGETQALAVDFPDPGKRREIAQAIIAAAKSHESIGLTRREVALARERLQERSDDVHERRDRDYDLDL, from the coding sequence GTGGCTAGGCTGGCCCAGGATCTGATCGGGGAGATTCGCCTCGGCCGCGGGGCGAAGGGGCCGCAGGTGCGCGATCTGGAGGTGTCCGCGCGCTCGCGGTTCTCGGTGCAGGCGCGCAATCTCTGGCGGGTGGGTCAAGGCTCGAACGCGGTCATTCTGAAGCGGATCCACAAGGGCGGCACGGGAAGTCGCGAGCGGTTGCGCGCGCAGTTCGATTACCTGTTCCAGAAATCGGAGGCGGTGTTTGGCCATTTGGTCGAGCTGACCCCAGGGCAGAGGGCACTTGATCCGGAAGAGCGCCGCGAGATCGCGCAGGAGTGGTCGGATGGCTGGAAGGGCGCCCCGAAGAACGGGCACACCACGCATCTGCTGCTGTCTTTTCCCCAGGACCTGGCGCCGAAGAAGGCGCTGCATATCGCTGAGACCTGGGCGATGGAGATGTTCCAGTCGGGGCTTCATGCCGATGACGAGTGGGCCTATGTCGCCGCGCTGCATACGGATCGCTCGCACCCCCATGTCCATATCGTGGTGAACAATCGCGGGCTCGAGAGCGGTGAGTGGTTCTTCATGGCGAGAGAGCATGTGTTCAACCTCACCATGATGAAGGAGCGCGTGGCCGGGATCGCAGCTGAAATCCATGTAGACCTCGACATCAGCTCGCGGCTCGATCGTGGCATCCTGACCTACGGGCCGAGCCGGGCCGAGATCGAGGCGGCGCGCCGCGAGCGTCGCCCGGTCTTCGAAAAGATGCGCGAAGGCAAAGCGCTGGAGGATGGGCTTGCCGCGATCGGCAAGAGCCGGGCCACGCTGCGCATGCTCTCTTCGATTGCGGGCCTGGTCGAGCTCACGGATATCGCGACCCGCATGGAGCGCGCGGCCGAGCTGCTGGAGACGGGTGGCATTCTCACGCCGCAGAAGCTGGAGATCATGAACATGGACCTCACACAGGCCACCACCCGCAGAGAGCTCGATGCGGTCTTTGCGAGCTGGCTCGAGAGCACGGAGCGCGAGATCGATCGTCTCGCCCCCGAGGATCGGCGCGAGATGCGCGAGGATCTCGCGGAGATCACTGCGGATATCATCCGCGATCTGGGTGATGCGCGTGGCGCCGAGCTGGTGCAGCGGGCTCCGCAGTCGGAGCTCTACCGCACGCAACTCGAGGAGGGAGAAATCAGCCGCGACAGCACTGCGAAGCACCTGAGTGCCGGCGTTGCCGACGAGTTGCGCGCGAGTATCATTACAGCCGCGCACGCCGTCGGCATTGACAGAGACGTGATGGCGCGCCGTCTCGAGCATCCGGCCGCCAATGCCTGGCAGGAGCGCGAATGGGTGAAGGCGGATCTGCGGGCCGCCTCAAGAGCGCGCGGGCTCGACCTTGAGCGCGAGGCGGATCGCCATAAGGCCGCCGAGATCGTGGATCGTTTCTATGCCACCGCTGCCAAGAGTTTGAATGCCGCGCTTGAGATCGAGGATCGCCATCAGCACAAGTCTGATCGGCTTACCCGTACTCTCGGGATGATGGCTCAGGTGAACCGCCAGCATGGCCAGGTGAGCTTTGAATACGAGGACGACGCCGCCCGCTTCACGGCCGACCTGAAAGATCGCTATGGCGCGCATGTGGTGCAGCAGCTTGCCTCGGGTGAGACTCAAGCGCTTGCGGTCGACTTCCCCGACCCCGGCAAGCGGCGCGAGATCGCGCAGGCCATCATCGCCGCTGCCAAAAGCCATGAGAGCATCGGGCTCACCCGGCGCGAGGTCGCGCTTGCCCGCGAACGCCTGCAGGAGCGCAGTGACGACGTGCATGAGCGGCGCGACAGGGATTACGATCTGGACCTCTGA
- a CDS encoding helix-turn-helix domain-containing protein codes for MSMKKLTAVERDLALQQLMEGDTIQTVAEAFNVSRRTIDRLKAGKRITRGVSATRGKAVAVRLSATEAEALERLKTRHDFRSNSDALRALVRASSGILEFDPLVAARLEEVHGELRKIGVNVNQVALAANRGRVDLMKLHWGAITELRQTLPNLRRFLQGVVDEQRRRGVRLFEKWIEAERG; via the coding sequence ATGAGCATGAAGAAGCTGACGGCAGTTGAACGCGATTTGGCACTGCAGCAGCTCATGGAAGGAGATACCATCCAGACCGTAGCGGAAGCCTTCAACGTGTCTCGGCGGACCATCGATCGGCTCAAGGCTGGTAAGAGGATCACCCGCGGTGTCTCCGCAACCCGCGGCAAGGCCGTAGCGGTACGCCTGTCAGCAACCGAGGCCGAGGCGCTTGAGCGGCTGAAGACACGGCATGACTTCCGCTCGAACTCCGATGCGCTCCGTGCCCTGGTGCGGGCTTCTTCGGGAATACTGGAGTTTGATCCCCTGGTGGCGGCACGGCTCGAGGAGGTTCACGGCGAACTGCGCAAGATCGGGGTCAATGTGAACCAGGTGGCGCTCGCTGCCAACCGCGGCCGGGTCGATCTGATGAAGCTCCATTGGGGGGCGATCACCGAGTTGCGTCAGACGCTGCCGAATCTGCGCCGCTTCCTGCAGGGGGTGGTGGACGAGCAGCGCAGGCGCGGCGTCCGCCTGTTCGAGAAATGGATCGAGGCCGAGCGTGGCTAG
- a CDS encoding type II toxin-antitoxin system RelE/ParE family toxin, which produces MRLIRHPLVARDLTALIEHIRDVTGDPAAAERRLDEIEAMLRDIAGNPYSGTRLAAPLDGWLVRHGGRGHRLTIVFQVDAERDALYIALVAFGGQDWMTMGLQRRKFGG; this is translated from the coding sequence ATGCGGCTGATCCGCCATCCGCTGGTCGCCCGCGACCTGACGGCGCTTATCGAACATATCCGTGATGTCACGGGCGATCCGGCCGCAGCCGAACGTCGCCTCGACGAGATAGAGGCTATGCTGCGTGACATTGCCGGAAACCCGTATTCCGGGACGCGGCTTGCGGCACCGTTAGACGGCTGGCTGGTCCGGCATGGCGGGCGTGGCCACCGGCTGACCATCGTGTTCCAGGTCGATGCCGAGCGTGATGCGCTCTATATCGCCTTGGTTGCGTTTGGCGGGCAGGATTGGATGACTATGGGCCTGCAAAGACGCAAGTTTGGTGGGTGA
- a CDS encoding type II toxin-antitoxin system HicA family toxin, producing the protein MNSKQRKALTAIFTDPVSGTIEWAAIENLLLAVGCRVIEGSGSRVRFEKDDEIESFHRPHPAKEAKRYQVRAAREFLIRLGIEP; encoded by the coding sequence ATGAACAGCAAGCAGCGTAAAGCCCTCACCGCCATCTTCACGGACCCGGTGTCCGGCACCATCGAGTGGGCGGCGATCGAGAACCTGCTTCTCGCTGTCGGTTGCAGGGTCATCGAGGGCAGCGGTTCTCGGGTCCGCTTCGAGAAGGATGACGAAATCGAGAGCTTTCATCGTCCGCACCCTGCCAAGGAAGCAAAACGCTATCAGGTGCGCGCGGCCCGCGAGTTCCTGATCCGCCTGGGGATCGAGCCATGA
- a CDS encoding type IV secretory system conjugative DNA transfer family protein, which yields MRRSLSRRNEERPLLTADEVRKLDPDKVILIPERQNPIMADRIIFYQDAVFTAISDVQKGPLPYPDSIRAKLEELRAEVTALRTAPSPALRYRLEPALAQVVANEQGVDLQQRDEADVIAALKPDTEAAQAKMMSFTARLKEKGTA from the coding sequence ATGCGTCGATCCCTGTCGCGGCGTAACGAGGAACGCCCGCTGCTGACGGCCGACGAGGTGCGCAAGCTTGATCCCGACAAGGTCATCCTCATTCCCGAGCGCCAGAACCCGATCATGGCTGATCGGATCATCTTCTATCAGGATGCCGTCTTCACCGCGATTTCTGATGTGCAGAAAGGCCCCCTACCCTATCCGGACAGCATCCGGGCCAAGCTCGAGGAACTGCGTGCCGAAGTCACCGCATTGCGTACAGCCCCTTCGCCTGCGCTGCGATACCGACTGGAACCCGCACTCGCGCAGGTCGTTGCAAACGAACAGGGTGTCGACCTCCAGCAGCGCGATGAAGCCGACGTTATAGCCGCGCTCAAACCGGATACTGAGGCCGCACAAGCAAAAATGATGAGCTTCACTGCACGGCTGAAGGAAAAGGGGACTGCCTGA
- a CDS encoding putative 2-aminoethylphosphonate ABC transporter ATP-binding protein codes for MTNTATNTATASASLRRVRIRPGPEDVFLRLCLAGLALFFVVGLLLPAYTLLSKGVQDAEGNFVGLRNFVAYFANPQVSVVFFNSLRISLVATLLTLTLTAVYAFALTHSRMPGQMFFRAVALVPLLTPSLLPGIALIYLFGNKGFFRDMLMPNLPDQTQGTTAATEPDANAAPALRIRGLRKTFGPFVALDDIDLDVARGEFICFLGPSGCGKTTLLRAIAGLDPQDRGIIEQNGEDISTRPVTRRDFGIVFQSYALFPNLTVRRNVGYGLHHSGLSRRGRRDRIAELLEMVGLADQGRKYPAQLSGGQQQRVALARALAPSPGLLLLDEPLSALDARVRLHLRRELRDLQQKLGVTTIMVTHDQDEALATADRIVVMRRGRIEQTGRPEDVFSNPATPFVASFFGAMNFISANVSADGTITAGEGSFTVPQHEFPAGAEVSLCIRPSDIVTGPPAQAAQNRLRGKIVSALFRGTFHHVVLDCPVLGQTLEAEISSDHWGRHELTPGTEAMIALPQDKLHLFARGAET; via the coding sequence ATGACGAATACCGCCACGAACACGGCGACTGCATCCGCATCATTGCGCCGGGTCCGCATCCGTCCGGGGCCTGAGGATGTGTTCCTGCGCCTTTGCTTGGCAGGGCTGGCGCTGTTCTTCGTCGTCGGTCTGCTGCTGCCCGCCTATACGCTGCTTTCCAAGGGCGTGCAGGATGCCGAGGGCAACTTCGTCGGGCTGCGGAACTTTGTCGCCTATTTCGCCAATCCGCAGGTGTCGGTGGTGTTCTTCAACAGCCTGCGCATCTCGCTCGTGGCGACGCTGCTGACACTCACGCTGACGGCGGTCTATGCCTTTGCGCTCACCCATTCGCGGATGCCGGGGCAGATGTTCTTCCGAGCGGTGGCCCTGGTGCCGCTGCTGACCCCTTCGCTTCTGCCCGGGATTGCGCTGATCTACCTGTTCGGCAACAAGGGCTTCTTTCGCGACATGCTCATGCCGAACCTGCCTGATCAGACACAAGGCACGACCGCAGCCACAGAGCCCGACGCGAATGCAGCGCCGGCATTGCGTATCCGCGGGCTGCGCAAGACCTTTGGCCCCTTCGTTGCCCTCGACGATATCGACCTCGATGTGGCGAGGGGGGAATTCATCTGCTTTCTCGGCCCTTCCGGCTGCGGCAAGACCACCCTGCTGCGCGCCATCGCCGGGCTCGACCCGCAGGATCGCGGAATAATCGAGCAGAATGGCGAGGACATCTCGACCCGCCCGGTGACCCGGCGCGATTTTGGCATCGTCTTCCAGTCCTATGCGCTGTTTCCTAACCTCACGGTCCGGCGCAATGTCGGCTATGGCCTGCACCATTCGGGTTTGTCGCGCCGCGGGCGCCGGGACCGGATCGCGGAATTGCTGGAGATGGTCGGGCTGGCCGATCAGGGCCGGAAATATCCGGCGCAGCTTTCGGGTGGACAGCAGCAGCGGGTGGCGCTGGCACGTGCACTCGCGCCCTCGCCGGGGCTCCTGTTGCTGGACGAACCCCTGAGCGCGCTCGATGCACGTGTGCGCCTGCATCTGCGCCGGGAGCTGCGCGACCTGCAGCAGAAGCTTGGCGTCACCACCATCATGGTGACCCATGACCAAGACGAGGCCCTGGCCACCGCGGACCGCATTGTCGTTATGCGCCGCGGACGGATCGAACAGACCGGCCGGCCCGAAGACGTGTTCAGCAATCCGGCCACGCCCTTTGTCGCCAGCTTTTTCGGGGCGATGAACTTCATTTCCGCGAATGTCTCGGCTGATGGGACGATCACCGCCGGCGAGGGGAGTTTCACTGTGCCACAACATGAGTTTCCAGCCGGGGCGGAGGTCAGCCTCTGTATCCGTCCATCCGACATCGTGACCGGGCCGCCGGCGCAGGCCGCGCAGAACCGCCTGCGGGGAAAGATCGTTTCGGCCCTGTTCCGCGGCACCTTTCACCATGTGGTGCTGGACTGCCCGGTGCTTGGCCAGACACTCGAGGCAGAGATCTCGTCAGACCACTGGGGACGCCATGAACTGACCCCGGGCACCGAGGCCATGATCGCCCTGCCGCAGGATAAACTACACCTTTTCGCAAGGGGCGCGGAGACGTGA